A part of Maniola hyperantus chromosome 14, iAphHyp1.2, whole genome shotgun sequence genomic DNA contains:
- the Pfdn4 gene encoding probable prefoldin subunit 4 yields MANSGKGTFRPDSDVHISFEDQQKINKFARLNAKVDDLKDELKVKQNDMKNLEEAVEELSLADDSEKIPYLVGEVFLCQNLEDTLKSLQESRTKKLDEISDLEAKCEELKAQMSELKAHLYGKFGSHINLENEED; encoded by the exons ATGGCTAACTCAGGAAAAGGCACTTTCCGACCG GATTCCGACGTTCACATTTCTTTTGAAGAccaacaaaaaattaataagtttgCCCGACTTAACGCCAAAGTGGACGACTTAAAAGATGAATTAAAGGTTAAACAAAACGATATGAAAAACCTCGAGGAAGCCGTCGAAGAGTTGAGTCTTGCTGATGATTCTGAGAAAATCCCTTACCTGGTTGGAGAAGTATTTTTATGTCAGAACTTAGAAGACACTTTA AAATCATTACAAGAAAGCAGGACAAAGAAACTAGATGAAATAAGTGATTTAGAAGCCAAATGCGAAGAATTAAAGGCACAAATGAGTGAGCTCAAAGCACATTTGTATGGCAAATTTGGTAGCCACATTAACTTGGAGAATGAAgaggattaa